GCCTCCTCCAGCTCGGTGGGGACCGCGCGGACGTACCCGACGAGCATCCACAGCGCGAACGGCAGCGACCACACCACGTAGACCATGATCAGGCCGATGAGCGAGTTGATCAGGTGCAGGTTCTTCAGGATCAGGAAGAGCGGGATGATGATCAGGACGAACGGGAACGCCTGGCTGATCACCACCCAGCCGGTGGCCGCCTTCGCGACGCGGTTGCGGTGCCTGGCCATCACGTACGCCATCGGGGTCGCGATGACGACCGCGATCAGGGACGCGCTGAGCGCCGCGATCAGGGAGTTGCCCGCGGCCTGGAGGAGCGGCTGTTCGTCGAAGGCCTGGCGGAAGTTGTCCAGGGTCGGATCCTTGGGGATCCAGGTGGGGTGCAGGCTGCCCAGTTCCCGTGCGGGCTTGAAGGCCGTGGAGATCAGCCAGAGGAACGGGAAGGCGAGGAAGACCAGGTAGGCGGCGAGTGCCACGTACTGTGCGGCGCGTGCCGGCTTGGTCGTGCGCATCATGCCTCGTCGCCTCCCTTCAGACGGCCCACGAGGTAGACGGCGAGGATGACGGAGATGACCGCGACCATCACGCAGCCCATCGCCGCCGCGTAGCCGAACTGGCCGTAGCGGAACGCCTCTTCGTAGGCGAAGAGCATGGGGAGGCGGGTGCGGCCGCCGGGGCCGCCCTGGGTCAGGACGTAGACCAGGGCGAACGAGTTGAAGTTCCAGATGAAGTTGAGCGCCGTGATGGCGAGGGCGATCGGCTTGATCGCCGGCCAGGTGACCGTGCGGAAGCGGCGCCAGGCGCCGGCGCCGTCCATGGCGGCGGCCTCGTGCAGTTCGCGCGGGGTGTTCTGCAGTCCGGCGAGCAGCGCGACGGTGGTCTGCGGCATGCCGGCCCACACGCCGACGACGATGACGGCGAAGAGTGCGGTGGCCGTGCCCGTCAGCCAGTCCTTGCCGTCCCCGAGGCCCAGGTTGGAGAGCGTTTCGTTGAGCACGCCGGCGTCCGGGTGGTAGACGAGCCGCCACATGATGCCGACGACCACCTCGGGCATCGCCCACGGGATGATCGCCAGCGCCCGCGCGAGCCAGCGCATCCGCAGCGGCTGGTTGAGCAGGAGGGCGAGACCGAGCGCGAGGAAGAACTGCGGCACGGTGACGCCGAACGCCCAGAGCAGACCGATCCGGAACGAGTCCCAGAACAGCGTGTCGTGCAGCAGATCCTGGAAGTTGAGGGCGCCGACCCACTGGGTGGGCTCGGTGCGGCCCGACTGCGAGTCGGTGAAGGCCAGCGCGATGCCGTAGAGGAGCGGGCCGACGCTGAGGACGAGGATCGGGATGAGGGCGGGCAGCACGAGGAACCACGCGCCGTGGTCCGCGACTCCGCGTCCCGGCTTCCCTCTCGCTGACCGCTTCGTCGCGGTCGCCAATGTCACGGGATCGGCTCCTTCGGGCGGCTTGTGCGGGTCCGGCCGCCCCGGCGGCCTCCGTCATCGTGCTGACGCGGTCTTGATACGTCAAGCAGCTGCGCGCCCTCGCACACCGGTTGGCCTGTGCGAATGCGAGACTGTCGGGCGAACGGGGCAACGGGTGCGGGAGGCACGGGATGGACGAGGCGCGGGCACGGGACGTACTGGACGCGGCGGACCTGCCGGTTCCGGCGGGCGGGGCCCGGCTGCTCGCTCTCGGCGAGAACGCGGTGTTCGCCGTCGGCGAGCTGGTCGTCAAGGTCGGCCGTGCCGCCCCCGAGCTCCTCGCGCGGGCGCGGCGCGAGACGGCCGTCGCCCGCTGGCTGGAGCAGGCGGATGTCCCGGCCGTGCGGGCCGCCGAGCCCGAGGCACGCCTGGTGGACGGCCATCCGGTGACGCTCTGGCACCGGCTGCCGGAGGCGGTGCGCCCCGCCGAGCCGCGCGACCTCGCCGCGCTGATCCGTCGCGTGCACGATCTCGATCCCCCCTCCTTCGAGCTCCCCCGCCGTGAACTGCTCGGTGGTGTGGAGCGGTGGCTGCGGCTCGCGGGTGACGCGGTCGACCCGGCCGACGCGGACTATCTGCGCGAGCGCAGGGACGGGTTCGCGGCGGCCGCCGCGGCGCTGACGCCCCGGCTCGCGCCGGGCCCCATCCACGGGGACGCGCTGCCCCGCAACGTCCTGGTCGGCCCGGACGGGCCGGCGCTCGTCGACCTGGAGACCTTCTCCTACGATCTGCGCGAGCACGATCTGGTCGTCATGGCTCTCTCCCGCGACCGGTACGGTCTCGCGCCGGAGGCGTACGACGGGTTCGTGTCCACGTACGGCTGGGACGTTCGGGAGTGGGACGGGTGCGCCGTGCTGCGGGGCGCCCGCGAGACGGCCAGCTGCGCGTGGGTCGCGCAGCACGCACCGTCCAACCCGAAGGCACTCGCCGAATTCCGCAGACGGGTGGCGTCCCTCAGGGAGGGGGACACGGAGGTCCGCTGGTACCCCTTCTGAAACCGTTTTGGACCCTTCAAAGCAGAGGTTCCTCAGGGGCCCTCAGAGGATCTCCCAGCTCAGTTCCGTCCCGTCGGCTACCACGGGCAGGCAGCCGTCTACGGCTTGTCCTGTCTCCAGGGCTGTGGCTGTGGCGTCCATAAGTGCCGGCAGCGACGACCACATGGGATGAGAGCTGAAGCGAGTGCCCTGCTCGTGGTCGGCCTCCCCGATGCGTCCGCGGCGGCGGTACGGGCGCTGATCGACGACGAGGGTGTCACCACCGCCACTGGTGGCGAAAGGGATCCAGCGGGAGTGCCACCACGGCCCCCAGTCGTCGCCGAAGTCACTCTCCTCGACGCCCTCGAACACATCGTGGTAGATCCTCATCCCCAGTTGCCAGTCACTGGCGATGATGTGCGTGTTGAGGAGCCGCCAGTACGGGGGCAGCAGGACGTCATCGCCCGTGCCGTTGTGCCGAAGCAGCGACTGCACCAGGGGCTCGGGAAACGGCTGGCCGATGATCTGTTCGGCAACGGCTATGTCCGAGCGCTCTGCCGGGGGCTCAAGAGCGGCGAACGTGCGGGGCGCATGCCGAGCAAGCCATGTCTCGATACGGGCCCAGGACTCGGGTACCAACGGAATCATCCAGAGATGGTGTCAGCCCGATCCACTCGCCGACGGAGGGTTTAAGGACGGGTTCCAGAACAGGCTGATTCATCCGAGGCCAAGCCCGCGTTTCTCACTCTCCGTAATTGTTGTGACACAGCTCATGTTGCCCTTGGGGAGTTCACCTCATTACCTTCAAGATCACGAAGCCCGACTTGACCAGCCGGGCGAGAAAATGGGGAGAAAAGTGAAGTCTGCAGTCAAGGCTGCCGTGATAGCGAGCACGATGCTTCTGACCGTAGGGGCGGCCGGATCGGCCTTCGCTTCTGACGTGCCGACCAGCGGCGACGAGGTGAATGTCCCTTCCGGGTCCACGGCAGGTTTCGTGCCGGGCGCTGACACGACAGTCAAGCGAAACGTGGCTGTCGGAGAGATCCCCGCCGAAAGCGCGAGTGGCCTCATTGGCGGTTCGGACGCCAAGCGCGCCGCCGCGAAGAAGGTGAAGAAGGTCAAGTACCAGGGCGAGCTGTGCGGCCTCAGGAAGATTCAGAAGACCAGCGGCAGAGGTAAGACCACCCTCGTGATGACGGTCTCGAAGAGCGTTTCCTCCGAGGTGAGCACAGAAGTCGGTATCGACTACAAGATTGTCTCAGCCGCAGTCGGCTTCAAGGTGACGAAGAGTTACACCGTCGAGGACCAGACGCGCTTTGAGGTCCCCAAGAACAAGTTCGGCTACATCGAGGCCTACCCCCTGTACGACAAGTACACGTTCTCCATCTATCAGGGGTCGAAGAAGAAGGGCGAGGGCACTGCGCTCCGGCCCGTGGGCGTCTGCTTTAATCAGTGGGCCAGTTGACCTGGCACGTTGTAGCCGTGGAAGGGGCTCCGTGAACCGAAGTACGCTTGCGCTCGTCGCGGCCTGTGCCGGCCTCGGGGTCCTCTCCGCCTGCAGCTCCGGAAGCAGCGACCCGGAGAGCTCGGCGAGTTCGTCTGCACCAGCCGAAACATCACGTCTGCTTAGTCTTCCGAGTGTTTCACTGAATTCCGATGTCTTCGCAGATCTCGATGAGGGGTCTTCCGCAAAAAAGCGCAGGGTTGTCGGCGAGGTACGCGCAGGCGAGGACCGCGTCGTGCTGTACGCAGAGAAAGACGTATGCGGCTTGCTTGTTGTTTCTGACGGCGACCCGGCACGCGACATCCTGCATATCCGAACGGCCTGGCCTGAGAAGGGCGAAGGGACGACCGAGATCCCCCATGGTCCATACCTGAAGTCTTCGGGATCCGGCTCTCACGGGAGCAAGATCTGGGCGTCACTGTCATGCGCCAAGGACGCGATGGTCGTGAACTACAGCGACCCTTCCCTACAGGGGAAGGTGCGCCATCGCGGAGCGGTGTCTGTAGCGTCCAAATCCGCAGGGAAACAGGAATTGGCGATGGTGGCCGCCCCCGATGACAAGAGAGCGCGCATTCTCTCTTCAGTGACGTCTCGTCAGCCGTAGGAGAGCGCTGAATCAGACGCTGTCGGCCAAGCCGCTTTTTCGGCGCCTGCCCCAGAGGATCAGATTCAGTGAAAGGGCCGTCTCGGAGGACTCAGCCGCACGGCAAATGCGCGCCAACGCCCGTCGCGTCGAGGCAAAGTCATGCCCCTGAACCCACCAGGACAACGTCGAGGCTCCTGATCTGTGCGTGGCGCAGTCGGTCGCGCGGCTGGCGCCAAGGGAGGGAGACCCCATCGCGGATTCCCGAGATGGGGTCTGAGCCCTCAGCTCTCCGCGCGGAGTGGCCACACCCCGTCCACGACCGCGTCCGCGTTGCCCTTCTTGCGCAGGAAGTTCTGGAAGTCCGCCGCCCATTCCGCGTACCACCCGATCTGGCTGCGGTGGAGGTCCGCGGGGCCGAGGGACGCGATCTTCGGGTGGCGGTCGGCTATCGCGCAGGCCAGGCGCGCTGCGGCCTGGGCGTCGGCCGCGGCGTCGTGGGCGGACTCCAGCCGCACTCCGTACTCCGTGCAGACCGCCTCCAGGTTCCGCTTGCCCCTGC
The window above is part of the Streptomyces venezuelae genome. Proteins encoded here:
- a CDS encoding SMI1/KNR4 family protein; amino-acid sequence: MIPLVPESWARIETWLARHAPRTFAALEPPAERSDIAVAEQIIGQPFPEPLVQSLLRHNGTGDDVLLPPYWRLLNTHIIASDWQLGMRIYHDVFEGVEESDFGDDWGPWWHSRWIPFATSGGGDTLVVDQRPYRRRGRIGEADHEQGTRFSSHPMWSSLPALMDATATALETGQAVDGCLPVVADGTELSWEIL
- a CDS encoding carbohydrate ABC transporter permease, with protein sequence MMRTTKPARAAQYVALAAYLVFLAFPFLWLISTAFKPARELGSLHPTWIPKDPTLDNFRQAFDEQPLLQAAGNSLIAALSASLIAVVIATPMAYVMARHRNRVAKAATGWVVISQAFPFVLIIIPLFLILKNLHLINSLIGLIMVYVVWSLPFALWMLVGYVRAVPTELEEAAAVDGASKVRTFVSVVAPLLAPGIVATAMFAFITAWNEFFFALVLLKTPEKQTLPVILNRFIGTEGVADLGPLAAAAFLATIPSLVIFAIIQKRITGGMLAGAVKA
- a CDS encoding carbohydrate ABC transporter permease, giving the protein MATATKRSARGKPGRGVADHGAWFLVLPALIPILVLSVGPLLYGIALAFTDSQSGRTEPTQWVGALNFQDLLHDTLFWDSFRIGLLWAFGVTVPQFFLALGLALLLNQPLRMRWLARALAIIPWAMPEVVVGIMWRLVYHPDAGVLNETLSNLGLGDGKDWLTGTATALFAVIVVGVWAGMPQTTVALLAGLQNTPRELHEAAAMDGAGAWRRFRTVTWPAIKPIALAITALNFIWNFNSFALVYVLTQGGPGGRTRLPMLFAYEEAFRYGQFGYAAAMGCVMVAVISVILAVYLVGRLKGGDEA
- a CDS encoding phosphotransferase enzyme family protein, yielding MDEARARDVLDAADLPVPAGGARLLALGENAVFAVGELVVKVGRAAPELLARARRETAVARWLEQADVPAVRAAEPEARLVDGHPVTLWHRLPEAVRPAEPRDLAALIRRVHDLDPPSFELPRRELLGGVERWLRLAGDAVDPADADYLRERRDGFAAAAAALTPRLAPGPIHGDALPRNVLVGPDGPALVDLETFSYDLREHDLVVMALSRDRYGLAPEAYDGFVSTYGWDVREWDGCAVLRGARETASCAWVAQHAPSNPKALAEFRRRVASLREGDTEVRWYPF